Genomic window (Arachis hypogaea cultivar Tifrunner chromosome 13, arahy.Tifrunner.gnm2.J5K5, whole genome shotgun sequence):
ATCCTCTAATGCTTGTTCTTGAACTGCAGCAAGAGCTTGTTGCTCCCATGTTTTATGATTGTTTTCCCCTAATTGAGGGTTGAATTGACATTGTTTACAACCATGTTTGTTGAACTAGCAGAATTATCAGTTGGTGAAGCCATGGAACTTTGAGGAACTTAACTCTAGATGCCATAAAAGAATTCTTGCTCATTGACTTGTAGAGCAAAAAGAATAAcacaataaaaaagaagaataacGAATTGAAAATGATCTGAATTGAACTAATCTGATCTCAGTTGAATGTACAAGATAGTATTTATAGTCAGTGTTAACAAGTAAAGACCTCTTCTAACCAACCACAACAACTCTAGCTTAACTAATTCCTAGCACTGCCAAAGTTCAAGATTTTACATCTTTATCTTTGCTCTACAAGTTTCTCCTCAAGTTCTCAACTCAAATAAATCTTGTGTCGTGATGTAGCTACAACATTAATCAAATAATTCTATATAACTTATCTTACACAGAAATATTTCCGCCagataaataatactaattagaAAATCAAGTGAGGTATATGTCACTAATGTTGTCATCTTCTTCGGTTACGGAACCAATTTTTGAAATAATGGTTCTTGGACTGTCCATATTTTTCCAGCTACTTCCAAAAGAGGCTTCTCCAATAAATGTTCCTCCTCTTACAATAatctgattgttgttgttgttattattctcaTTCTCTTCTTCCTCAACAGTTTTGATTTCTGAAATGGAATGAGTTGATATTTCTTCCTCTTGTGTTTCACCTGTAgtactctcttcctcttcttcaccgCTTCCACTCGCCAAAGGTAGTGGAAGAGGGTGCATTGTGATTTCATTAGATTCTCTTGAGTCACCTCGGTTGCTTAGATTCTCTTTTATTGAAGATTCACTTTTTCTGGTATGTAAAGAAGCTACGTATTTGCTTGAAGTTGAATTGTTGTTGGAAACTGATTGTTTGGCCCTTTTGTGCCAACTTTTAAGGCCTTCAGTTACGCGCTCTGTGAATACAGCACTCCTCATGCCAGAACCCATCTATCGTTTAAAAAAGAATTCATAATttattatatgaatttaatttgtatatagtTATGAGAGTTAATCTTGGTGcaattaattagattaatttttGGAGCAATTAAGGAAATTGTATGTGTCTAGTTACCTGAGTAACAAGAGCATAAAGGGGTAGAGTGACATAACCACAGAGGATCTGCACAGTTACGCCCATGATAACATGTATGGCAATGCTTTCTACTTCTCGATTAAAGCATGATCTTGGACCGAATTCATACTGTTATTTGTTAACAAAATCATCAGCATTTAGAAATTTCAACATCTCTTTCATGATGAGTAAATCAATAATCTTAGTTAATTAAATACTTACCCAAGTCCAGGCAAAGAATGCTAGTTGAAAGGAGGTCTGCCATCAATCACATTCATATATAAGCATcagcatatttatttatttaactccaaaatctttttgttttctattcttaGCCTACAAAAATGGATTGGATCCTCTCAGTTTTGTTTTGCAATGAATGTAGTTAAATGTCATGTTCACCACGTGTTTTATTTCGGTTTCATTTAAGGATTATGAAAATATTaagtgattaatatttttttatatttgcttTATATTTGAATCAATATTAGCTAATTCTTCGTTTAAATATTAGAGAAATATCTATTATACATTTAACTTGTGTCCACTGAGCAATCATGGACTATAGGAATGTGTGTGAATATTTATATGTTTGAGAGTTGTGAGTACCTGAAGAAGGATAAACTGAATTAAATAGAGAAGCCATTCAGGTCTACCAAACCAGAAATAGTCATCGTTGGGTTTCACAAGAATAGTTCCTTTGATAACTGCCTTTTCCTTCACACTATCCACGCACATGTTCGTTATAACTACTTGCAGTTTTGTCCCGCCAATTATAGCAACcttcataaataataatcaacTCGCACTGTAACCAAACCAAACATGACAcaagaaataaaaggaaaaaatgtAACTCAATACAACGAACCATACCACAAGGGGAATAAATGGAAGCCAGTAATGATTATAGAACTCTGCACATTTAATAAAAATAGAGAGATACATAAATATATTTGAACTTTGAGGCAATGATAGTTTATCACAAGATataaatttaattctttttttctcttctataAATCTAGAACATGGGAGACACAAATTTCCTGTTCATCTATTCATGTATTTGTATTTTATCTTAGTTACAATAATACGTTTCATtaagttttttcttttaaaaaaaatacatagatattagaaataaagaaaagattaaaaaaataaaagatgaatataTTTTCTAATTTTGTGTCTGTCACATTTCTAAGTAACTATGGAGACATAATTACTGTGTTATCGTACCATGAGCAGAGAAGAATATGAAAAGTATGGAGAAAATCCATATCCAAGACCTGAAAGAGCATCAAAATAAAAGCTTGATGATGAGTTGATTAATTGACATACActactaacaataataatatacttaattataAAAACTGATCTAGCTGAAATTAAAATGTATATTGCTGAGTAACAATATATAGATGAATGACAGTGCTGCTTTTATAGCGTGTGATCTTAGTTTGTTACCTGATTCGAACAATCTTCTCAAAATCCTGATCATAAGTACGGGAAAGAAACTTCATGAAGTTGAAATTACCCCCTACAGAAATATTAGCCTGCaaattcataataaaatttaCATTAAAATTGGTATAAATTTTGAAGAGTCACGACATGCATTCATAGTAAATTAGAAGTTGGTTTAGATGATTCACTTACTGTAATAAATCCATTTCGGAGAGTGAAGTAATCATCTTTTGAGACTGACCCATAAAATTGCCTCAAAAAACAAACCTATTAAGCACGGTTTGGTTTTAATTAGTATAGTGAATAATAATTGGACCTAAAAGTGACTTTCCCAATAATCACTATTCAATAGAAATAGTAGATGCTTGAAAGTTGATATCATGAAGTAGTATTTTTATGATTCATGATAAAGCATCaccataaattaatataaaataagtaAGTCACAGGAGTAATATGAATCAATCAAAATAGATTATTTAAATGTAATGAAGTTAATCACAGATTTAGATCAACTAGTGAAGCTGTTACTTAGCACACAAGCAACCAATTCTGTTTTGCCATGTAAACTGAATTAACAGAATCAGTTATTGCCAGTTATAACTAACTCCTTGTATATAAGCTTAAGCTAGGTGTATCACATTGAGTAATGTAATTcaattcacaaaattcacaaTTCTGCAGTTTTCAAGTTTTATGTAATCAATCACTTTCTCTTCTCTGTTCTTAGTAtagttaatttaaattttaaccaAAATATCGCTAGTCTTTTGGATTGtgtttagtaaataataaaaattgtatcCTTATACGGTAGCTTTAATGAAAAGTTAAGGacgtttttttaaaatatttaaaaatatatattttaaaattaatttgtgtttattaaaattaaaaaaatctaaaggaGTCCTATGTACTCATACTATTTAGatttattcttaattaaattattgatatcaaattttatttataactAAATTTTTCATCAATTTACATCTATTACagttactttaaattttaaaatttattttattaatataattattagttatatttattaaaaaatatttttaatttaatttatgaaatatAAAGACTacggtttttaaattttatatttttattgataaattaaCAAGCCGCCTTTCAAATTTACATACCATCCAAAGTAAGGGAGAATAATTACTCCAAAAGTTCAAATGACGCTTGCCAACCGATGTTTGACGTGTATATTGGAACCTACTGGAATCTGCACACacgaattttaatttatttattgactAGCTAAAAAACCTAAGGAACATTATAATATATATACTGATGAAACAAAAAATCTTTTAAAGTgacaatattaataaaataataaaataatatatcttaaaatttgtaatatttattatttatgagttttattattataatttaaaaataattaatgatatatatatatatttaaaataattatataacttTAATTTAGAGTAGTCAGACATTATATATATagcaaacttaaaaaaattagtttccacaaccaaaaaaaaagggaaaaaagagaAGGGGAATAAGAAGTATAATaaagcaataaataaaattagattaCCATGAGCTATTTGGTATTCAAGTGTTTGAGTCTCATTCTCCCATCTTTTCCATCTTCTCATCTTTtacaaataattaaacaaaatgttaaaattaaagtattattattattattattattattattattattattattattattattattattttaaaaacaaaaattaattttataagttaAATGTGTCTATAATTAATTAGGTCTATCATGTAATAATATAGAGAATAACTTAGAAAAGATTAGtttgtgaaaatattttatttttaatttcttttttcattCAAATGATCATATTTTAGAAAATGAGACTgagttgttaaatttaattttatttccaaaactaataaaataagttaatagttaaattagtctTTTAAAGATGatttgttctttaaatttgtctttaaaatatttttatcaattaaattaatcttttaaaaattataaattaattatttttgtccttcaaCGATTGATAATGCAAAACGTTAACTTACATCATACATGACACCTAATATATTCAATTagattttgaataaatatatttataaaaatttatcaatttagtgTCATTAAGTTATATTAGGATTAgggtttatataattaaaaaaataattaaattaataaatttttataaacatatttgTGCCTAATTGGGTATGCTAGATATCATGTATGTTGTTAGTTAATGTTTTATATCATCAATTATTGACGGAAATTATTAATTGAGTGACGAAAAGGACAAAAACGATTAATTTATATTCTTTAAAGAATTTATgtaattgataaaatttttaaggACGAATTTGAAGCTTTTAAAGGTAATTTGACGATTAACCTGACAAAATATGTGTAGTTGATCAActtttaaaatgaattttaaatatcagacttaaaaatatcattaaaggataaacattataaatatactttattttataagttacttaaacaactaaaaataatttataatttcattatattgtaagagtttaattttttaaaaatcaattaaatttaaaaataaatatcttttttctAGATCAACTCAtttgattgaaataaaaatattagttgcATTTATAAAAAGGTTTAGCCAACATGTGCTTCAATGTACAAAATTTAAGTTTCtaatgtattttgtatttattaaaaaaattaaaacatgtttACTATAATAATAATCTTAACATACACtcttagaaaatatatttataaaattctttacataggtaaggtaattaaattatttcCATCAGTTTGTTTTTTCTCTCATTAAATATAGTTGACTTtcctttttattcatttttaatgaGATAGAGAAAAGGAGAAATCAAAGTTTTCTCATTAtagtgaaatttttgaaattccttatattaactaattgaattttttgttaaaattccttaaattttataaattctttCAGTTAAATATCCGAACAAaaagttatttttctttaattactaCTCCAATTTAGTTATGCAAGAATATTTGTTCATTCTACtagtaatttttaaaagattggaTGTAATTTTATTTGAGGTAAATGATACGGACCTTCGCCATTCCAAGGCACATTGTTAGAGTGCAGGACGATATATGAAAAACCGCCAGAAATACGATGAAGATATTTAATTGTTGGATTCCATCGTTCGAGATCAGACTAACCATGCCCTGAAACCCTCAACCGATCATAGGgtcatataataacaataataattaaaaaaaattaataatgatgatgatatataATGATACATATATCATATTCAATTATTCATATATGAATGAATAATGTTAATTGTCAACGCCATTTATTGTAAACGAAAGCTAAGTCAATGCCATTGTTGTTTAATTTAATGAAGGAAGAAAGACTATTTAAGTGTATGCgtggacaagaaaaataaaaagaaaagccaCTATTATTCTATATAAACTCTGTTCTACTATTATTGAcgaatagtaaaaaattatatattattattgttgttgttgttgttaaaaaaTGTGACGTATATATAGTATAAAGGAGATTAATTAGTTAAAGAAGTAATCAATGCATGTTGTaagcaagaaaaagtaaaaagtaaatgcAGTTTGTGTGTGTAGGtgtgtgcatatatatatatattgagattAATTTAAGAGTAtccttaaatttataaataaaaaaattattaaaaatataaaaaatttaaatttttaatatatttatttttttcgttaaataaaaatatttaaaattttttactaataataaatttatcacaTGCTTTCCGCTAAACTCTTATTTTAaataagagtaaaattaaaagtagtaaaTTCATGTCATGTAATTTCTATGTAAATACTGAGGATGAAATCATAAAAGttattaaaatatcatttaaactaaaattttcatgcaatataattaatataatatttgaatttggatGTAATTAAACTCCTTTACTGAGTCTCTCACCTTTGATTCACAATAGTTGACCTCGTTTGCTGTTGCATTTAATGAACGTCCTTTTTCTTCTCCAAAGTCCCAAGAAGCTACCTCTTCTGTTAAGCTCCTCATCAATGGTGGATCGCTACATGGTAGGAAAGAATTTGCCACAGCCTCTCTCACACAGATTTTGGATAACGGTATTTGTTGCGATATTGTCAGAAGAAACGATATGAATCCATATTTTATCATCTCTATATCATTACgagttaataatttaataataataataataataataataataataataataataacaataataataataataatatgtgcaGCGCAATATGTAATTAAGAAATTCTTTatcttcgaaaaaaaaataacaataaaagcaaGGTGCAactacatatattattattattatagaccAACCTGTTTTTATCTTAGCCAAAGCCTTCCCTAGAGACCTTcgattatttttcttcaaaatctgAAGCATGGTTGACGATGAATACAAAAATCTGGTTAGGATTAGAttctgaatttatttatttatttattgatatagTTAAATAACACTTGATTTTCAAAAGAGAAAAACGGAGAGAGtataatatgtataaattttttggTATATAAGTTAATAGTACCTAACATATATAACTTGATAGATAGACATGTATAGCATAATATTAATTTCCTCCAAATTAAAAAGAAGAGTCTAGATTAATTATTAGGctgtgttattgttattattaattaccGCACTCAATTTGTGTAAACCAATTTCAATGGACAAAGAtaacaaaataaagaagaaaCAGCAGATTGAGACAGCCCATGTTGGTGTTTCTTCAAGGCttctttgctcttcttgttcccccgCCGCCATGTTGATGATGAGTTCTTATTGCTTCGAAGaagatcttcttctcttctaatcTCTTTATCCCTTGAGACAAGAAAAGAGAACAATTCCTTGTTTGTGTAGTGTTTGTACATTTATGATATATGCATATATGATGATGCTTATACCTTAAtgtaagaggaggaggaggattaaCCTCAATATCAGAAGGTTGATGCTGTTTTTATAGAGAAGAATGCTTCGTTGGTCATAATACAATATGGGAAAGTCGTCACCTAAACCTAGTTGACCATACACCGATTAGCTAGTAGGAAGAATACTAAATTAATAAACTATGTCTATAAGCAACCTCATATGCTCGCAAATTTGTGTTTTAGTAAATGTACTTCATTTGTCTACACACTaccacaataataataaaaaattatagacaTCTAaccataataattattattacatAAACAACAATATATACTTAATATCATGaatccataaaaaataaaaaaataaacctaaacaaaaatgatttttttttattggaaAAGAGCGTTTAACAACATAATTTAAGGTGCCCATCATGAAATTTTGCTTTAAgcgaaagatgagaaaaaaacactaaaaaaatattatgaagaTGAGGTAGTAAAAGATGaatgatgaaaaacaaaaaaatttccaaagataagtagaagaagaagcaaggtGATGTttttagtggctaagagaaggggttgaatcttagcccctttttcactCAATAATATTTGCTGGTCTTTGAAATAACTTTTGGAGACCTTTCGCCTTTTTGTCTCGTATCTAGtcacaagattttttttttgtctcgtactcaaccacgagacttttctttttgtctcgtcgatcagcacgagatattttcagttttttctcctgggcagcagaaacagaaatggagtagaagagagagagaattacaccaagatatatcctggttcagctgctaagtgcaaggcagcctacatccagtctccatcacaacaatgatggaatttcactataatcattcttgattgcaaacaccaattctccctggGAACAACCCTTCCTATCCGgtacaagtccagaatctaatccccaatcctgaacttgacttggtcacagccaaactttcaactgctaagtgctaacccaacttgaaAGGGAATTCCCAcaaaatcatgaaacacaacacagatgtacaaaggacctctaaggacatctatggctttttcttttaattttgcactctctgcctttttccgctctatgacttttttttacaaacctcactgtttgtctttttccatgagactaaaaacagacaaaattaaatagaaaaattacaaaatagaaaacattgaaggagaagaacttctgttagcttggggaGCTATAGGAACTCTATGCTCACTCTTTTCCTTGAATCAAACCGtgactgttcacccttacttatatggagaagcctccaaggttaaaaccaaacaaaccaagccaatcttcttcttcttcaagtcagaaccggttcggccagagagagagagaagagataacccatgcaaaaaccaacatacaattacctctagtccttccttggtcactaATCTTCATTAATCCGAGCCCCTCATCCTTGCCTTGCTTTCCAAGATGAActcctggcccttgatgcttcatgatgatgatagcttcatctgctccaatctctgcctcttccatcacgtagccactgtagctacctcctgtggtggttgagcagaatcaaagataagccatccctccaaggatcttcttctctgaccgaaatcttcttcaaccattttttggtatggagaagtcaagatctcttcacaaaatcttaccacaagtgaatgagaatcttagccacaacatacttttagtttgctttttcttgccatcattgtgatggtcttgtagcgTGGATCACCTTCTCTTTGGTGGCTAGCTTTAGCTTCTATGGTTTGCTGTGTAATGACCgaatagagaagaaagaaatgagagaGAGCAAAGAGAAATTATGAACAATTAATGaaacaaagaaagagaataaaagtGAATTAATTTTCCACTCCCTTTGTTGAGTAGCGTGTAGCTTGATGCAATCAATCATGTCAATCAcactttctctctcatagttcccaatgtaagttaaattcaaattaattgaatttgagaTCCATTACTTAGTGAAAGGtgggatccgttggaagcaaaataattttctttctttctcaacTAGATTCGGTCCAAGCATAGGATCACTTAGCAAGGATTATAATTGGGCTTGTAGTAACACAATTCAATCTGGCCCAATTTCCTTTTGATTTCGGACCAACTTCAATGGTCTAGTAACAAGTATTTAAAATGGGCCTGTATCACAAATTCTGACCCAAATACCACAACAAATATTCAGCCAtagaatcaatttaaattttttgtatcaaTGCTGAATGTGTTTTCAATATAATTGGGCTTGcaccattttttcttttattttcggcccaaacATACCTGCATagcaaaaattaattaatcaacatatatgaattaatatttttataattaattaaattaataatgtttagtcatcacaaatattagcttagagttttccaaactcatcaatctcccccttgatgacaaacattattaaaattgaaatggaaagaaattaaagattaaagtatagaatactccctttgaatatttgaatttctcccctttTCTAATTGTCACATGActcccccttaatgtatgctattttaccaagggaagctttaTACCTGTAACAATTTTGATCAAGCCTAAGgcaacaatgttattcaacatattcaTTATGTaatgttgaatggcttgatttatgagtagaattgaatgataatcaaaactcatttgttatcaataatttgattttctgctcaatcaCTTACAAAACAATTGATGCAGACAAACATTGATGTTTCCTGAAGTTGCTTTTCAAGTTATTTTGAAAGTATTTTCCAAAGAATAAATCAGAGCAACTTAATCATAGCAAGGAAAATTTGTCTAATCAAGTATGATCATCTCAAACCATAGCAACTATCAAACTTCATATATCACAACTTAAAGGAactaccaaaaataaataaaacaacaaTCATTTTATCAAGGTAAGACAAATGCATCACAATTACAATCAAACAAGCATTTTACCAAGATAAACATCAGGCAGCAGCAGCAATCAAGATAGAACAAATGCATTATCAACATGCATTATCAACATCAAATGTATCATCTCAACAAGACATTGAAACAAGGGTAATCATGAATCCTCAAAAGGATTTCATCCctgttttgttaattttaatttttctgcaccATTTCTCTCCATATGAAGCACATGAGTTGAACCTAGCAGGATCATAGTGAGAGTGTGGTTTGCTGAATTTGTTCTTGAAATCCAAGGACTCCAGGTTGGCTGGTTCCTTGGTATTGTGTAGCGCGAACCCTTTTGTTTTCTGGGTACTCCTTTCGGGTGTGGATTTCTTCGAtggagatggtggtggtgatggaatGGGTGAGGTGTGtgattcttcctcttcctctacaggaaccttctctttcttctttcttaaaAAGGTTTTCGTGGCTATGATTTTCCTTCTCATGGTGTCAGTTTGTTTCGAGGGTGGTGAAGGAGAAGATGAGGATGTAGAATAGATATGGATGTGAGTGTGAGTTTGTGGTGTGGACGGTTTTTGAGAGAATAGAATCCTTTCACTTTTTCTAGGGGcgattttctttttcatggtaatGAAAATGGAGAAGTGGAAGATGGGGGGTTGAATAGAAACCGAATTGAGTGAGGGAGGAGGGAGGTTAGGGACGCATTAAATGTGGGGTGGAGAGAGAATTGGAGGGAGTTTAAGACCATTAAGGAGCGGTTATTACCCAAAggagtttctcttttatttgaaataaactgaaaagtggtttcctagaatcaagggattagataaagagaaagatttgatttgacaacatcctcttccaacaagatttgatgaggcaacaaaaaaagattttgattttcaTAGAGAGAAACTAACAAAACGGTCAGAGTGGGGTCAAGAAAATTTGGTGGGGTCCATAAGAATTAATTTCGGTGCAGTCTCCCCCTTGATCACAGTCCTTCCAACACACTCTGATTTTTATCTCCTCctttcctacgagacaaaactgagcagaatcaaaatttcacaagttatcaatagaacttaaatcaatcattcccaaactttttctcaaagtgcagaatctgtcttcacagaggggttttgtaaaaatgtcagcaagttggtcttcagattttacaaattgaatatcaatagtatccTTTTgtacatgttctctaatgaaatgatatttaatttcaatgtgcttggttcttgagtgcaaaatagGATTTTTTGAGATGttaatagcactcatattatcacaaaataagggtatactattgatctttaatttgtaatctttcaactgcgtttttaaccaaattaattgtgaacaatatgcagatgcagaaatatattcagcttcagctgtggatagagccactaaggcttgctttttgcttgaccacatgttgagtgagcttccaaggaagcaacacatgctgGATGTACTccgtctatccactctatctcccacataatctgcatcacaaaatcctactgcacaaaaatcatcagatttaggataccacaagccataatcactagttcccttgatgtatctaatgatgcgcttaacggctgaaagatgggattcttttgggtgagattgaaaccttgaacatacacccacactttgaacaatatccagtCTAGaagaggtaaggtacatgagtgaacctatcatttctctataccttgtttcatccacatctttaccataatcatccttttcaagttttgtgtttggatgcattagtgtacccattggtttggaactttctaggccaaactttttgataagttcttttgcatactttccttggtgaataaaggtaccactaggagtttgtttaatttggaggccaagaaagaaagttagctctcccattaaactcatctcaaactcactagtcatgagttttctaaactcttcacacaaggactcattggccgaaccaaatacaatatcatccacataaacttgaactaggagaatatcatcattagatgctttaatgaataaagttgtgtcggtggttcccctttgaaagtgattttctaataggaaggcactaagcctttcataccaagctcttggagcttgcctaaggccataaagggcctttgagagtttaaaaacatgatttgaaaaatttttatgttcaaaaccggggggttgagccacatacacttctctatcaataaagccattaagaaaaacacatttaacatccatttgaaatattttgaaacccttatgggtagcataggcaagaagcaacctaattgcttccattctagctaccggtgcaaaagactcatcaaaatctataccctcttcttgatcgtaaccttgggccactaatctagccttgttacgaacaacttgtctatcctcaccaagtttatttttaaagacccacttagtacccgtcaCTTTCTTACCattcggatgaggtactagtgtcaaaacctcattcttgtcgaattgagcaagctcttctaGCATTCCTTTGACCCAtgaaggatcttcaagagcttgttttacattattgggctccatttgtgacaagaaggcaaaattgcttggttcggattgtcttttggttgaggatcttgttgatacaccttgagagggatcaccaatgataaag
Coding sequences:
- the LOC112737725 gene encoding MLO-like protein 9, with the translated sequence MAAGEQEEQRSLEETPTWAVSICCFFFILLSLSIEIGLHKLSAILKKNNRRSLGKALAKIKTEMIKYGFISFLLTISQQIPLSKICVREAVANSFLPCSDPPLMRSLTEEVASWDFGEEKGRSLNATANEVNYCESKGMVSLISNDGIQQLNIFIVFLAVFHISSCTLTMCLGMAKMRRWKRWENETQTLEYQIAHDSSRFQYTRQTSVGKRHLNFWSNYSPLLWMVCFLRQFYGSVSKDDYFTLRNGFITANISVGGNFNFMKFLSRTYDQDFEKIVRIRSWIWIFSILFIFFSAHEFYNHYWLPFIPLVVAIIGGTKLQVVITNMCVDSVKEKAVIKGTILVKPNDDYFWFGRPEWLLYLIQFILLQTSFQLAFFAWTWYEFGPRSCFNREVESIAIHVIMGVTVQILCGYVTLPLYALVTQMGSGMRSAVFTERVTEGLKSWHKRAKQSVSNNNSTSSKYVASLHTRKSESSIKENLSNRGDSRESNEITMHPLPLPLASGSGEEEEESTTGETQEEEISTHSISEIKTVEEEENENNNNNNNQIIVRGGTFIGEASFGSSWKNMDSPRTIISKIGSVTEEDDNISDIYLT